The Gemmatimonadota bacterium genomic sequence ACCCCACGCTGGCCGACATCCTGAAGGCACGTCAATTCCTCAACAAACACCTGTCTCCGACGCCCATGTACCGTTCCGCCGCGTTCAGCGAGACGCTGGGGCTGGAACTCCACATTAAGTACGAGAACTTCCAGCCCATCCGCTCCTTCAAGGTGCGGGGCGGTCTGTACACCATGTCCCTGCTCGACGAGGAGCAGCGCGGGAGGGGGGTCACCACGGCGTCCACCGGCAACCACGGCCAGGGCATTGCCTACGGCGGCGGCGTGATGGGCGTTCCCGTCACGGTGGTCGTGCCCCACGGAACGCCGAAGGTGAAGAGCGATGCCATCCGCCGACTCGGCGCCGAGTTGGTTATCCACGGTGAAACGATCGCCGACGGATTCGCACGGTCCCGGGAGATCGCGGAAGAAACCGGCATGGTGTACATCGAAGACGGGGAAGACTTCGGCCTCATGGCGGGTGCGGGCACCATCGGCCTGGAGATCGTGGAGGACCTGCCTGACTTAGATGCGGTGGTGCTGCCCGTGGGCGGCGGCAACCTGATCGCGGGCGTGGCCACGGCCATCAAGGCCACCCATCCGGACGTGCGTCTCATCGGCGTCCAGGCGTCCAACGCGCCGTCGGTGTACCGGTCCTGGCAGGAAGGCCGGACCGTGACCACGGCGACCTGCGACACTTTTGCCGGGGGCCTGGCGACGACCTATCCGGGCGGCCTGGCCTTCGATGTCCTGAAAGACCGGGTCGACGAAATGCATCTGGTCACCGAGGAGGAGATGAAACAGGCGATCCCAGTCGTACTCGAACACACCGGGTTCATTGCGGAAGGCGCAGCCGCGGCGGTATTCGCCCTGTGCATGCGCGAGGCGGCTTCGTGGCGGGGCCGGCGGGTCGCCGCGCTGTTCAGCGGCGGCAATCTCGGGATGGACGGCGTGCGCGAGATGGTCCGCTACCTGGACGATTCACTACCTTAAACGAGAAGGAGTAACGCGGAAATGAACGTTGCGCAGGCGGTTGCCCACGTTTTGAAGCAGGAAGGTGTCGAGTACCTCTTCGCGTACCCGGTCAATCCACTGATCGAGACGGCTGCCGAGTTGGACATCCGCACGGTGATCGTCCGCCAGGAGCGGATCGGCCTCCACATGGCCGATGCGATGAGCCGGCTGACTTCTGGCCGCAAGATCGGCGTGTTCTGCATGCAAAGCGGGCCGGGCACGGAGAACGCCTACGGCGGCGTGGCGCAGGCCTTCGGGGAGTCGGTGCCCATCGTGGTGCTCCCCATGGGGTACCGCAGGCAGGTCGCCCAGTTGTCGCCGAATTTCCATGCTTATCTCAACTTCCAGCACATCACCAAGTCCTGTGAATACCTGGTGCTCCCCGAGACCGTATCGGAGGTCATGAGGAGGGCCTTCACGCAGGTGAGGAACGGTCGGCCCGGTCCTGCGCTGGTGGAGTTCCCGACCGACCTGCTCGGTGAAGAGGTGCCCGGGACGTTCGACTACCGGCCGACACCGTCCGTGCGCGTCGGACCCGATCCGGACGCGGTGCGCGACGCCGCCGAGGCCCTGGTCGCGGCGGAGCGGCCGGTCATCTACGCCGGACAGGGTGTGCACTACGCAGAGGCGTGGCCTGAGCTGCAACAGCTGGCCGAGCTGCTCGAGGCGCCGGTTACCACCAGCCTGGACGGCAAGAGCGCTTTCCCGGAAAACCATCCCCTGTCCCTGGGAAACGGGGGACGGTCGATGCCGGAACCCGTGCACGTCTTCGTGCAAAATGCCGACGTGATCTTCGGCATCGGGTGCAGCTTCACCCGGACGAACTTCGGCCTGGCCATGCCCGAGGGCAAGACCTACATCCACGCCACGCTGGATCCCGGCGACATCAACAAGGACGTGGCGTGCCACTATCCCATCGTGGGCGATGCCGCGCTCACGCTCCGGGCCCTCATCGACGAGGTTTCTGACCGGTTGAAGAAAAGGCCGCGCGGCCGGTACGAAGGGATCGTGAGCGAGATCCAGGCGATCAGGCGGCGCTGGATGAACGCCTGGATGCCGAAACTCAAGGATGCCTCCACGCCTTTCTCCCCCTACCGGGTGATCAGCGACATGATCGACACCGTCGACATCGACCGAACGATCATCACCCACGACGCGGGCAGCCCCCGCGACCAGTTGACTCCCTTCTGGCCCTCGACCACGCCCCTGAGCTACATCGGCTGGGGCAAGACCACCCAGCTCGGTTACGGACTCGGGCTGGCCATGGGCGCGAAGCTGGTCCATCCGGACCGTCTCTGCATCAACGTGTGGGGCGACGCGGCCATCGGTTTCACGGGCATGGACTTCGAGACGGCCGTGCGCGAGCGCATCCCCATCCTTTCCGTGCTGTTCAACAACCACTCCATGGCCATCGAGATCCCTGTCATGCCCACGTCTCAGGCGAAGTACGGGGCGACCGACATTTCGGGGAACTATGCGTTGATGGCGGAGGCCTTCGGCGGTTACGGCGAGCGGGTCGAGTCACCCGACGAGATCATCCCGGCGCTGAAGCGGGGGATCAGGAAGACAGAGGAGGGGGTGCCGGCGCTGCTGGAGTTCATGACCAGCAAGGAAATCGACTTCTCGTTCTTCTAATGGCTGACGGCGCGCCGGCGTACCTGGCGAACCGGCGTACCTGGCGAACCGACGTGCCTGGCGGGCCGAGCGGCGCGCGTCCTACCGGTCGAAGCGATCCGCCCGGAACGGTGCCATGGCTGCGGGCACTGCGCCGTGCTCCAGGTGATCCGCGATGAGCCGGCCGGTTATCGGGGCGAGGAGAATGCCGTTGCGGAAGTGGCCCGTGGCGAGGACGAGGCGTTCCAGGCCCGTCGGGCCGAGTATGGGTTTGCCGTCCTTCGACATGGGACGCAGCCCCGCCCAGGTTTCCACGACCGGCGCTTCCGCCAGTCCGGGCGCCATGCGCAACCCTTCCCTGATTACCTCGGACACGCCGCCCGCGGTCACACTGGCGTCGAACCCGGTCTTCTCCACCGTGGCACCCATTAGCACGCGGCCGTCCCTGCGGGGAACGAGGTACTGTTCCATGCCGTAGATAACGCGGCCCAGTGGCGGGACGCCACGCCCGTCGACGCAGACCATCTGGCCCCGCACGGGCTGGACCGGTGGCGGCATGCCCGTGATCCACTTCAGCAGGCCGGACCAGGCGCCGGCCGCGACCACTACGCGTTCCGCGCCGATACGTTCGCCGGGGATGACTACGCCGGCCGCCCGGTTCCTCCGTACGATCAGGTCGACAACCGGGTCCCCGATGCGGAATACCCCTCCGCGGGCCCGGACGGCGGCGACCAGGGCCTGGACCAGCCGCCGGTTCTCCACCTGGTGCATCCTTTCGAAGCGCAGGCCGCACCGTGTATCGGGCGACAGCATGGGCTCGAGTGCGCGTACCTCCTCGCCGGTGAGTTGCTCGACCGGGAGACCTAGATCCTGCTGGTGGCGGTATCGCTGTTCCAGTTCTTCGGATTCTGTGTCGTCGAAGGCGACCTGAAGCCCCGCTTCGGTCCGGTACTCGACGTCGATGCCGGTTTCCTCGAGTAGCGCGGCGGACCAGTCGGCGTACAAATCCAAACCCGCCAGGCACAGGTCAAGATAGGCCCGGCTAACAGGACGGGCGCCCTGCGGTGCAAGCACACCGGCGGCGGCCCAGGAAGCTTCCTTGCCCGGCTCGCGCGGATCCACGAGGGTAACGCGTGTTCCGCGGGAAAGTAGTTCGTGGGCGATGGAGAGTCCGATCACGCCCGCGCCTACTATTATAACGTCCGTTTTCATGGAGAAGGACCCCGGGGTATCCCAAATCAAAACCATATGTTGATTTTTATTCCAATCAACATTGACAATGTATTAAATCCGCTTTCAAACAATATAGCCCGGCGTGGTTTTGCATTGCGCCGTAAGCGGGACTGGTCAGGCTCAACGCACCGCTATCCGATTTCGCCCGGAGCCACGGCCCGGTGTTCCGCCATGGACAGATAGCCGGCGTTGACCAGCTGAAGCGTCTTGAGGTTGTCTCGCCCGTTGGTCTCGGGAAGCCGGTCCTGTTCGATGGAGGACATCAGTTCCCCCATGGGGCCGATGAAGGAGTCGGGTATCCACCGCTCTTCGAACCGGTGATGGATGGTGTTGCCGGCATCGATCTTCCGGCTGGACCAGGCTAGCGTATCGGGCCGGCCATGGGGATAGTCGTACAGCAGGCCGAACGTCCCCGCGGCGTATCCTTCCGTCCCGTCAATGCGCAACGTCGCGAAGTTTTCTTCCGTCCGGTTGTTGTGGTTGACGGAGACCAGGGCCTGGAAGGTGTCCGTGTACTCGAACACCGTAATCGTCCGTGTTTCTCCTGTCGCTACATGCCCTGGATAGGACGCGCCGGACGACCAGACCCGTTCGGGGTCTCCGAACAGAGATCGCATGCTGTCGAAGTAATGAATACTGTGAAACATCAGGTCGAGCCCCCCGGCCTCGAGGACCCAGGGCCAGGCCCGCCATTCGGTCAGGATGCTCACGTCGATCACGGCCGATGCGGGTTCACCCAGCAACCCGCGGTTCAGCAGCGTCCTGGACGCCCTTACCGCCTGGTCCCACCGCATCTGCTGGTTTACGGCCAGCTTCACGCCGCGCTCCTCCGCCATCTCCACGATCTCAACGGCTTCGGCGTATACGTTCGAAAGCGGTTTCTGGCAAAGCAGTTGCTTGCCGGCCGCCGTCGCCTTCCGGACGAGTTCCTTCTGGTGCCAGGGCGGTACGGCGATGTCCACGATGTCCACGGCGGGGTCGTCGAGCAACGATTCCACGGTAGGAAATACCTTCGGCACCTCGAAATCCCGGGCGGTCCGGTTCGCCTTGTCGACGTCCTTGTCCGTCAAGCCGATCACGTTGAACCCCGCCTTCCGGTAAGCGGGGAGGTGCGCGGCGTTTACGATCCCGCCCGCACCGATGATGCCGATACCGTAATCCGTTTTCGTGCCCAGTACGGGGCGGTATTCCAGGTCCAGGTTCATCTCGCCTACCTCCATGTTTCGGGTTCATCGGAAACGCAGTCATTATATCGCCGCGCGGGCAGACCCGACAGGAAAAACGCTTCGAATCATCTGGCCCTGAAGCGCCTGCCGGTATATCATGCACAACCACGGATTCAGGATCACATAACGGATCCGGATCGAATTTCAATGCCTCAACATCTCGACGCCTTTTCACAACTGCAGGTCTTTTCTCCACCGCAGGTCCTTTCATGAGCCCGGACAAGCACTTCA encodes the following:
- a CDS encoding threonine/serine dehydratase, which gives rise to PTLADILKARQFLNKHLSPTPMYRSAAFSETLGLELHIKYENFQPIRSFKVRGGLYTMSLLDEEQRGRGVTTASTGNHGQGIAYGGGVMGVPVTVVVPHGTPKVKSDAIRRLGAELVIHGETIADGFARSREIAEETGMVYIEDGEDFGLMAGAGTIGLEIVEDLPDLDAVVLPVGGGNLIAGVATAIKATHPDVRLIGVQASNAPSVYRSWQEGRTVTTATCDTFAGGLATTYPGGLAFDVLKDRVDEMHLVTEEEMKQAIPVVLEHTGFIAEGAAAAVFALCMREAASWRGRRVAALFSGGNLGMDGVREMVRYLDDSLP
- a CDS encoding thiamine pyrophosphate-requiring protein, which codes for MNVAQAVAHVLKQEGVEYLFAYPVNPLIETAAELDIRTVIVRQERIGLHMADAMSRLTSGRKIGVFCMQSGPGTENAYGGVAQAFGESVPIVVLPMGYRRQVAQLSPNFHAYLNFQHITKSCEYLVLPETVSEVMRRAFTQVRNGRPGPALVEFPTDLLGEEVPGTFDYRPTPSVRVGPDPDAVRDAAEALVAAERPVIYAGQGVHYAEAWPELQQLAELLEAPVTTSLDGKSAFPENHPLSLGNGGRSMPEPVHVFVQNADVIFGIGCSFTRTNFGLAMPEGKTYIHATLDPGDINKDVACHYPIVGDAALTLRALIDEVSDRLKKRPRGRYEGIVSEIQAIRRRWMNAWMPKLKDASTPFSPYRVISDMIDTVDIDRTIITHDAGSPRDQLTPFWPSTTPLSYIGWGKTTQLGYGLGLAMGAKLVHPDRLCINVWGDAAIGFTGMDFETAVRERIPILSVLFNNHSMAIEIPVMPTSQAKYGATDISGNYALMAEAFGGYGERVESPDEIIPALKRGIRKTEEGVPALLEFMTSKEIDFSFF
- the thiO gene encoding glycine oxidase ThiO, which encodes MVLIWDTPGSFSMKTDVIIVGAGVIGLSIAHELLSRGTRVTLVDPREPGKEASWAAAGVLAPQGARPVSRAYLDLCLAGLDLYADWSAALLEETGIDVEYRTEAGLQVAFDDTESEELEQRYRHQQDLGLPVEQLTGEEVRALEPMLSPDTRCGLRFERMHQVENRRLVQALVAAVRARGGVFRIGDPVVDLIVRRNRAAGVVIPGERIGAERVVVAAGAWSGLLKWITGMPPPVQPVRGQMVCVDGRGVPPLGRVIYGMEQYLVPRRDGRVLMGATVEKTGFDASVTAGGVSEVIREGLRMAPGLAEAPVVETWAGLRPMSKDGKPILGPTGLERLVLATGHFRNGILLAPITGRLIADHLEHGAVPAAMAPFRADRFDR
- a CDS encoding Gfo/Idh/MocA family oxidoreductase, whose protein sequence is MNLDLEYRPVLGTKTDYGIGIIGAGGIVNAAHLPAYRKAGFNVIGLTDKDVDKANRTARDFEVPKVFPTVESLLDDPAVDIVDIAVPPWHQKELVRKATAAGKQLLCQKPLSNVYAEAVEIVEMAEERGVKLAVNQQMRWDQAVRASRTLLNRGLLGEPASAVIDVSILTEWRAWPWVLEAGGLDLMFHSIHYFDSMRSLFGDPERVWSSGASYPGHVATGETRTITVFEYTDTFQALVSVNHNNRTEENFATLRIDGTEGYAAGTFGLLYDYPHGRPDTLAWSSRKIDAGNTIHHRFEERWIPDSFIGPMGELMSSIEQDRLPETNGRDNLKTLQLVNAGYLSMAEHRAVAPGEIG